Genomic segment of Candidatus Flexicrinis affinis:
CCGTCCGCTTCATCCTCGGTACGCTCGCCGTCGCCATTGGTGTCGATGAACCAGTACGGGTACGCGGCCGAGTCGTACGCGATCGGGGTACCAGCTACTTCTTCGGCATACGCCTGGATCGCGGCGTACAGGATTTCCTGCATGCCTTCGATTTCTTCAGCGATACCTTCGAACGTGTCGCCGTCACCGTCGAAGTCCGAGCCGGAGCCAGCCATGCGAATGAACGGCAGATCCTCAACGGACTCGACGTCTTCGTGGCAGCTCGCGCAGGCTTGGATTTCGAGTTCGAGCGTGTGCGGGTTGTGGCAGTCGGCACAGGTGCCGAAGCCTTCGACGTGCACGTTGCGGCCCATGTAGACCATGCCGTCATACTGATACCCACCGCGCGCCTCGCCGCCGTACAGCGTCGCTGCCGCCGCGTAGTAGTGGATATTGATGAACCGCAGGTCCGCACTCGGCGTGTCCGGAGTCTCGGCAAGGCCGAGGTCCGCGATCCGCTGGTTGACGCTGTCGGTCGACGCACGGCCCTGATGGCAGACCATGCAGCGCGCAGAGTCGCGCGTGTCGCCCAACTCGGCGCCGGACGGGAACGATACGGTGGTTAGCGCTGCGGCGGCCGGCGCATGGCAGGCATCGCAGGTGACCGTAGTGCCGAGCGGCGCATCTGCGTCGACCACACCGAACTCCGAGCCGTCCGCGCCCATATAGTCGCGGTAGCCCGGGGTCGAGTGGCAGCGCGCGCAGCCGGCTTCGACAACACCGTCTTCGTTCCAGTGATTAAACGCCTCACCCTCAACATCATTATGCGGCGAGTTGACCCACGCTTCGTAGTACTCGGCAAGATAGGGAACTTCCATGTCCCCTTCCTGCGCGTACACCGCGGGCGTCGCCAGCAGCATTAGCCCTGATGCCACAAATAGGGCACCTGCAATCGCCATGAGATAGCTTATTCTCTTCATGCCCCCCTCCTTTCAGGATCGGGTTCGATGATGGCTTCGTTCACCGTTTGGCTCCCCTGCAAGTGCCTTAGCGGCAAACCTTTAACTGAAAATCTGCTCTTGTGGCAGAGCAATCCCCGACGTTATTGTCCCGCATCTACGGGAAGGTTTCGTCGGCCGTGAGGATGAAATTCGATCATCCGATGGTATGAACTTCGCGAACGCCGCGAAATAGGTTCGCGCGGCACAGACGGGCGTGTAACGACAGATGGGCGTACCCAATTCCGCCTGATAAACGTCACAAACGGTCAGTCGAGGCGCCTTCCGGGCGTGCGGTTAGTGCTACACTGCGCTTGATGGCCGGTGTCGCGCTAGACCGGCCGATGTCGAGGGAAGGCGGGCGCCATGCACGAGCTTTCAATCGCTTACAACATCGTCCAAATTGCAGACGACGCGGCCCGCGAGGCCGGTGTCGAGCGTGTGGATGCCGTGCATCTAAGGCTCGGACAGCTCAGCGGCGTTGTCAGCGAGGCGCTGCTATTCGGGTACGACATCGCGGCACAGGGCACGCGCTTGGAAGGTTCCCGGCTTGAGATAGAGGACGTGCCGGTGGTGATCTTCTGCGCGCAGTGCCGAGCTGAACGCGAATTGGAGAGCATCCAGGTGTTTTGCTGCCCGGAGTGCGGCACGCCGAGTATGGACATCCGAAGCGGCAACGAACTCGAAATTGGCTATGTGGAGTACAGCGATGAACCCGCGCATTCTTGAAATCCGCAAAGGCGTACTGGAAAAGAACGATGTGCTCGCCGCGAGCTTGCGCGAGCGTTTCCGCAAGGCCGGCGTGCTGGTGTTGAACGTCGTCTCCAGCCCCGGCTCCGGCAAGACGGCGCTGCTGGAGGTCACGCTGCAGCGGCTGCTGGCACAAGGCTACCGTGCCGCCGCGCTGGTCGGTGACTTGGCGACCGACAATGACGCCGCGCGCCTTGCGCGGAGCGGTGCCAGTGTCCGGCAGATCACGACGAGCGGCAACTGTCATCTCGAAGCGCACATGATCGGCGATCACTTGCGCGACTGGAAACTCGAGGTCGAAGGGCTGGACTTCCTGTTCATCGAAAACGTCGGCAACCTCGTATGCCCGTCGCATTATGACCTCGGTGAGGATATCCGCGTCGTGATGCTGTCGGTGACGGAAGGCGAGGACAAGCCGCTCAAGTACCCGCCGATGTTCAACTCGGCGGATGCTGCGGTGATCACCAAGGTGGACATCGCGGATGCCGTCGAGTTTGACCGCGCCCAGACGATCACCAACATCAACAGCGTGCGCCCCGGCATGACGATCTTCGAGACATCCGCCAAGCGTGGAACCGGCATCGACGCGTGGATCGCGTTCCTGATCGCCCAACATGACGCGCTGAAGTCGCCGGCGGCGCGCTAGGGAGACACAGTCAAATTCGCGTGACTTGGGCGCGTATCCGGTGACATCTGTCACTGGAGGCGGGCATGGGTTCCGCCGTACTATCGCCATATCGGCACCCGGCGACGAACGGCTCATCGCCGCTGTCGCCGGGGTATTCAGGGAGGAGCGAACGATGTGTCTCGGCGTTCCCGGTCAGATTAAAGACATTTACGAGCGCGACGGCGCCCGCATGGGCAAAGTGGATTTCGGCGGCATCATCAAAGAGGTCTGCCTCGACTTTGTGCCCGAGGTGATGGTGGGCGACTACACGATCGTCCACGTCGGGTTTGCCATTACCCAGTTGGACGAGCAGTCGGCCATGGAAACACTGGCGCTGTTCGAGGAGATGGGTGTGCTTGAGGAGGAACTGCTCGCCGCGCCGGAGGTCGGCACGTCGGACGAAAGCCAGTCGCCTCGAGGTGTGACGTGAAGTACCTCGAAGAATTCCGCGATCCCGAACTCGCCAGGCGGTTGCTCGACGACATCCACGGCATCGCCAAAGGCCAATGGGTGTTGATGGAGGTGTGCGGCGGGCAGACCCACAGCCTGATTCGCAACGGCATCGACACGCTGCTGCCGGACGCCATCGAGCTGATCCACGGGCCGGGTTGTCCGGTCTGTGTCACGCCCCTTGAGGTCATCGACAAGGCGCTGCGAATCGCCGCCCAGCCGAATGTAACGTTCTGCTCGTTTGGCGACATGCTGCGCGTGCCCGGCAGCGGTGAGGACTTGTTCACGGTCAGGAGCGGCGGGGGAGACGTGCGGATCGTGTATTCGCCGCTCGACGCCGTCAAGATCGCCCGCGACAACCCGGCCCGTGAAGTCGTGTTCTTCGGCATCGGCTTCGAGACGACCGCCCCGGCCAACGCCATGGCGGTCGTGCAAGCCAAACGGCTTGGCCTGAAAAACTTCTCGATGCTCGTATCGCATGTGCTGGTGCCGCCAGCGCTCGACGCGATTATGAGTTCGCCGCATACGCGGGTCAACGGATTCCTCGCCGCCGGCCACGTGTGCAGCGTGATGGGCTACTGGCAGTACGAACCGCTGGCACAGCGGTTTCGCGTGCCGATCGTCGTGACCGGGTTCGAGCCGCTCGACCTGCTGCAAGGCATCCGGATGGCGGTGCGTCAGTTGGAGGAAGGGCGATACGAGGTCGAAAACGCATACGCTCGGGCGGTGACCCGCGAAGGCAATGTGCCGGCACAGAAGCTGTTGAGCGAAGTGTTCGAGGTCACACCGCGCAAGTGGCGCGGTATCGGCGAGATTCCCAACAGCGGCTGGGGGCTGAGCTCGGCCTACCGCGAGTTCGACGCCGCGATCCGCTTCGACGTCACCGATATCAACACGGTCGAGCCTGCGATCTGCCGCAGCGGCGACGTCTTGCAAGGGCTGATCAAGCCCAACGAGTGCCCGGCGTTCGGCAAGGAGTGCACACCGCGCAAGCCGTTGGGCGCGACGATGGTCAGCAGCGAAGGGGCGTGCGCCGCCTACTACCAGTACGGCCGGTTTGTGTCGCTGGAAAGTATCGGCTGATGACGGTAGACGGTACGACCCCGGGTTTCGACATGGACGGGTGGGTGTGCCCGTTGCCACTGCGCGACCACCCGAACGTCATCCTCGGCCACGGCGGCGGCGGAAAGCTCTCGTCGGAGCTGGTCGAGCATATTTTCCTTCCCGCGTTCAGGAACGACGCCCTGCAGAACCTGGGCGATTCAGCCGTGGTGCACATCGGCGGGCAGCGGTTGGCGATGTCGACCGACTCGTTCGTGGTGCGCCCGCTGTTCTTCCCCGGCGGTTCGATTGGCGAGCTCGCGATCAACGGCACGGTCAACGACCTTGCGATGAGCGGGGCGACACCGCTGTACCTGTCGGTCGGGTTTATCGTGGAAGAAGGGCTGCCCATCGCGACGCTGGGGACCATCGTGGAGCGCATGGCGGCGGCAGCCCGCGCGGCAGGTGTCGACCTCGTCACCGGCGACACGAAGGTGGTCGACAAAGGGCATGGCGATGGGCTTTACGTGAACACGACGGGCATCGGGCTGATCCCGCCCGGTGTGAACATTGCGCCGCAGAACGCCCGCCCGGGCGACGTTGTCATCGTGAGCGGGTCGCTGGGCGATCACGGCATGGCGGTAATGAGCGTGCGCGAGGGATTGGAATTCGAGACGCAGATCGTGTCCGACTCTGCGCCACTGAACGGCCTCGTCGCGGCGCTGCTGAACGTCACACCGCACATCCACGTTCTGCGCGATCCGACGCGAGGCGGCGCGGCATCCTCGCTCAACGAGATCGCCAAAGCGTCGGGCGCTGGAATTGTGCTTGAGGAACGCGCGATCCCGGTCAAGCCCGCCGTTCGCGCCGCATGTGAGCTGTTGGGGATGGACCCGCTGTATGTGGCCAACGAAGGGAAGTTGATCGCCATGGTTCCGCGCGAGTACGCGGACGCCGTCCTGGAGGCCATGCGCGCGCACGTCTTCGGCGCAGAGGCGACGATCATCGGGCAGGTGGTCGAGAGTCATCGCGGGGTCGTGGTCGCCAAGACGGGGATCGGCGGCACGCGCGTCGTCGACATGCAGATCGGCGAACAGCTTCCGCGAATTTGCTAATCTGCACGATCTGTATACACGCAAAAGGACGGCCACCTTCGACCGTCCTTCTGGGTTGGTGTGCGACTAGGATCCGAGGCTCATCAGGCGCAAGCGCATGTTGGTCAGGCGTTCGCCAATGATCTTCGCCACGCGCTGCATCACCCGATAACCCCACTGGGGATGCGCTTCCAGCACCTCGCGCAGCTTCACGGCGTCGATGATGATGACGTGCGTTTTCGTCAGCGCGGCCGCGCTCATCGTGTATTCGTACGGCTCGATCAGCGCCGACCATCCGACGGCTTCGCCGTCTACGACCGTCTCGACCTCGCTGCGCTCGCGGCCTTCGTCATCCATATCGATCAGGAGATCGACCGACCCGCTCATGATGAGATACAGCTCGTCGGCGCTGTCGCCTTGCTCGAACAGGTACGTGTCCGGTTCAAGGGTTACCTCGTCGGAAAACTGCGCAATGGACTCAAACAGGTCGTGCGGCAGGCCCGCGAACAACCCGTAGCGCCGCAGCAGTTCAGGAGAAATCATCACATCCTCCAAGGATACAGAACATCGATCATGGCGCAGGGACCATCTGGGTAGCTTCACCGATAAGATCGAGCACGGTACGGCATGCCTGTGGGATCGCCGCACGCACGACCTCGGTCGGCTGATCGCCGAAATCGAGCACGTGGTTGGCGGTCACCGCGACAATTTGGATGGCATCATCGGGCGGCAGGTCCGCGCCCAGCGCACGCCCGACATACAGTGCAGTCGGCAAGTCCGAGTCGTGGGTGCTGCGTGTGTTGAGTGTCTCGGTCAGGTCGCCGGCATCAAACACGACGACCTGACCGGTGAGCGTAGGATCGGTCCACAGCGCGTCGATAATGATGACGCGGTCGTAACCGACCATCTGCTCCATAAGCGTGATTCCCCCGACAGACAGTTCGATGACGTCGATACCGCTGTCGGCGGGAAGCACGTTTCTAACATGCTCTGCCGTCAGCACGCCGACACCGTCGTCCATCAGAATCGGATTGCCGAGTCCGATGACCAGAACCTTCGGAGTCGTGCGTGCGTTGGACGTGGTCATGTTACTTTGCCTGCGTGTACTGCTCGCGCCGGTCGATCACTGTGCCGTCCGCGTCGCGAACCACGACCTCGAGCGGCATTTGTCCCGGCAGCGAGTGGGTCGCGCAGCTAAAGCACGGGTCGTAACTGCGGAACGCCATCTCCACCATGTTCAGGATGCCGTCAGTGACCTGACCCTTGTGGATCAGCGAACTCGCCGCCTTCTTGATGGTGTACGTGATGGGCGCGTAGTTGTTGGTCGTCCCGACGATCAGATTGACCTTGGTCAGGATGCCGCGCTCGTCCGCCTCGTAGTGGTGAGTGAGCGTGCCGCGCGGCGCCTCGACGGTGCCGATGCCAACGGTCGGCGTTTCGGTCGGGATAGTGCGCACGTTCGGGCTGGTGATCTCTTCGTCCGTCACCAGTTCGACCATGCGCTCGGCGGCGTACAGCAGTTCGACCAGACGCGCCCAGTGGGTTGCCAGCGTGTGGTGTACCGGCTTGCCGCCGAGCGTCGAGAAGAACTCCTCGTAGGCCTCCTGCGCCTTAGGCGTCGCCATGCCGTCGGCGGCGTTCAGGCGGCTGAGCGGCGTGCACGCATACATGCCGCTGTCCTTGCCATCCGTGAAGCCCTTCCAACCGATGACCTTGAGGTACGGATACTTGAGATAGGCGTAGGGTTCGACATGCTCGGCGATGTGTTCGGTGTAATCCTGCGCGGCGTACTTGGCGAACTCGTTGCCGTCCGGGTCGACCACGCGGATCTTGCCGTCGTAGAAGTTGACGCGGTTGTTCGCATCGACCAGCCCCATGTAGTACGTGTGCTGCGTGTAAATGTCTCCCACGATCAGGTCGACGTAGGCTTTGTTCGCCAGCACGATGTCGCGGAAGATTTGCAGCGACCACATCGCGAACTCGACGTTGGCACGCGCCACCTCCTCGATGAACGTGCGCTCCTCTTCGTTGATCGCTTTGCTCATGCCGCCGGGTAGGCCGCACACCGGATGAACCGCGCGTCCGCCGATGATCTTGATGACCTCGTGGTTCGTCTTGCGGGTGTTGATGACCTTGAGCCCGGCTTCGGTGCCGACCTTCGCCACCACGCCGAGGATGTTGCGCTGCGCGGCAGGGGCGTCCGGGCCGACGACGAAATCCGGCCCGCCCAGCGCGTAGAAGTGCGTCGTGTGATCGGTGCAGTAGAACGCGCTGTAGAACAGCTCGCGCAGTTTCTTGGCTGCTGACGGCGGATCGACCTTATAGAGGTCGTCGAGCGCCTTGGCCGCGGCCATGTGATGCGCTTCCGGGCACACGCCGCAAATCCGGTTGGTGATGCGCGGCATCTCTTCTGCGGGACGCCCGATGCAGAACACCTCGAACCCGCGCAGTTCCGGGACCTGGAAGTAGGTGTTCTTCACTTCGCCGTCGTCGTCGAGGAAGATTTCGATCTTGCCGTGACCCTCAAGCCGGGTGATGGGGTCGATGGTGATGCGCCGCTTGGTTGTTTCCATGACGGCCTCCTAGTCCTTCAGCTTGGGGTCGAGTTGTGGGATGTCGAGCACCGGAACGGCTTCGACGTGCCCGTTGTGCCGTTCGAGATGCGTGCGGCGCAGCATCGAATGGGCCAACCCGAACCGGTAGAAGTAGCCGGCAGGGTCGGGCAGGGTGTCGAGTACGGCGTCGAT
This window contains:
- the hypA gene encoding hydrogenase maturation nickel metallochaperone HypA — translated: MHELSIAYNIVQIADDAAREAGVERVDAVHLRLGQLSGVVSEALLFGYDIAAQGTRLEGSRLEIEDVPVVIFCAQCRAERELESIQVFCCPECGTPSMDIRSGNELEIGYVEYSDEPAHS
- the hypB gene encoding hydrogenase nickel incorporation protein HypB; amino-acid sequence: MWSTAMNPRILEIRKGVLEKNDVLAASLRERFRKAGVLVLNVVSSPGSGKTALLEVTLQRLLAQGYRAAALVGDLATDNDAARLARSGASVRQITTSGNCHLEAHMIGDHLRDWKLEVEGLDFLFIENVGNLVCPSHYDLGEDIRVVMLSVTEGEDKPLKYPPMFNSADAAVITKVDIADAVEFDRAQTITNINSVRPGMTIFETSAKRGTGIDAWIAFLIAQHDALKSPAAR
- a CDS encoding HypC/HybG/HupF family hydrogenase formation chaperone codes for the protein MCLGVPGQIKDIYERDGARMGKVDFGGIIKEVCLDFVPEVMVGDYTIVHVGFAITQLDEQSAMETLALFEEMGVLEEELLAAPEVGTSDESQSPRGVT
- the hypD gene encoding hydrogenase formation protein HypD, whose translation is MKYLEEFRDPELARRLLDDIHGIAKGQWVLMEVCGGQTHSLIRNGIDTLLPDAIELIHGPGCPVCVTPLEVIDKALRIAAQPNVTFCSFGDMLRVPGSGEDLFTVRSGGGDVRIVYSPLDAVKIARDNPAREVVFFGIGFETTAPANAMAVVQAKRLGLKNFSMLVSHVLVPPALDAIMSSPHTRVNGFLAAGHVCSVMGYWQYEPLAQRFRVPIVVTGFEPLDLLQGIRMAVRQLEEGRYEVENAYARAVTREGNVPAQKLLSEVFEVTPRKWRGIGEIPNSGWGLSSAYREFDAAIRFDVTDINTVEPAICRSGDVLQGLIKPNECPAFGKECTPRKPLGATMVSSEGACAAYYQYGRFVSLESIG
- the hypE gene encoding hydrogenase expression/formation protein HypE; amino-acid sequence: MDGWVCPLPLRDHPNVILGHGGGGKLSSELVEHIFLPAFRNDALQNLGDSAVVHIGGQRLAMSTDSFVVRPLFFPGGSIGELAINGTVNDLAMSGATPLYLSVGFIVEEGLPIATLGTIVERMAAAARAAGVDLVTGDTKVVDKGHGDGLYVNTTGIGLIPPGVNIAPQNARPGDVVIVSGSLGDHGMAVMSVREGLEFETQIVSDSAPLNGLVAALLNVTPHIHVLRDPTRGGAASSLNEIAKASGAGIVLEERAIPVKPAVRAACELLGMDPLYVANEGKLIAMVPREYADAVLEAMRAHVFGAEATIIGQVVESHRGVVVAKTGIGGTRVVDMQIGEQLPRIC
- a CDS encoding cyclic nucleotide-binding domain-containing protein, producing the protein MISPELLRRYGLFAGLPHDLFESIAQFSDEVTLEPDTYLFEQGDSADELYLIMSGSVDLLIDMDDEGRERSEVETVVDGEAVGWSALIEPYEYTMSAAALTKTHVIIIDAVKLREVLEAHPQWGYRVMQRVAKIIGERLTNMRLRLMSLGS
- a CDS encoding hydrogenase maturation protease, whose product is MTTSNARTTPKVLVIGLGNPILMDDGVGVLTAEHVRNVLPADSGIDVIELSVGGITLMEQMVGYDRVIIIDALWTDPTLTGQVVVFDAGDLTETLNTRSTHDSDLPTALYVGRALGADLPPDDAIQIVAVTANHVLDFGDQPTEVVRAAIPQACRTVLDLIGEATQMVPAP
- a CDS encoding Ni/Fe hydrogenase subunit alpha, whose product is METTKRRITIDPITRLEGHGKIEIFLDDDGEVKNTYFQVPELRGFEVFCIGRPAEEMPRITNRICGVCPEAHHMAAAKALDDLYKVDPPSAAKKLRELFYSAFYCTDHTTHFYALGGPDFVVGPDAPAAQRNILGVVAKVGTEAGLKVINTRKTNHEVIKIIGGRAVHPVCGLPGGMSKAINEEERTFIEEVARANVEFAMWSLQIFRDIVLANKAYVDLIVGDIYTQHTYYMGLVDANNRVNFYDGKIRVVDPDGNEFAKYAAQDYTEHIAEHVEPYAYLKYPYLKVIGWKGFTDGKDSGMYACTPLSRLNAADGMATPKAQEAYEEFFSTLGGKPVHHTLATHWARLVELLYAAERMVELVTDEEITSPNVRTIPTETPTVGIGTVEAPRGTLTHHYEADERGILTKVNLIVGTTNNYAPITYTIKKAASSLIHKGQVTDGILNMVEMAFRSYDPCFSCATHSLPGQMPLEVVVRDADGTVIDRREQYTQAK